In the Synergistaceae bacterium genome, TATCCCTTCACGGCCCGCAAATTCGTTGATTGTCGTGATCTCGTCAGGGTGGTCGACTATTATCCGCCCTACACGTGATTTTACTGCGTACTCTATTTCGCGGCGGCTCTTGGCGTTGCCGTTCATTTCTATGTTCTCAGGAGGAAATCCCGCGCTTAACGCCGTATACAATTCCCCTTCCGACACTACATCAAGCCCGATGCCCTCATCATGAATCAGTTTCGCCATCGCACGAATAAGAAAGGCTTTCCCCGCGTAACGTACTTTCGTGTTCTCCCAGCGGTCAAGAAATGTATCTCTCAATTCTCGGCACCTTGCGCGAATTATCCCAGTGTCGAAAACATATAACGGTGTCCCGAATCTTTGCGCTAATTCCTGGCAGTCAATGCCCGCCCATGTCAAGCGTGTAATTTCAATCCGCCCCTTTCTGTGAGTGTGCGATGATTATACAAAATTTTCCGCCGTGATATTATGTGTGAAAATTACAGGGAAGGTATCATTGATGACTAGCCTGCAAGAATTTGAACAACACAATTTCACTAACTCACCTCATGTACACGATATTACCGTCATATTTCCGTCGAGGGAGATATATTTTTCGCCCGGGCTGTTAAACATTATGAGGCTTGACTCTTCCACTTGCCCGAAAACTTTAGATCAGTGGTACGAATTATGCCACCCCGAAGATCATATAAAGCTCGCAAAGTTCGAGGCCACTATTTACAGCAATGAACCTGAAGTTACCATCACTAGAAAGCTATACTGCGGGGACGGTCAGTACAGAAATTTCCGGCTTTACGCGACTATTCAGCGGGGGAAATTCGGAAAGCCCGTAAAACTCACAGGGTCAGAAACTACAGCCCTTTCCGCGTGGCTTTCGTCAGCAAATGAAGGAGACACAATAGAATGCCCCGGCCATGACGGAAGAGCTAGAATACTTGAGGCCGTAAGGCTACAGGGCATAATGACACTGCGCGACACCGGGCTTATTCATGACATGGAGCAGGAAAATCTCAGACTTCGCCGGGAAATTCAGCGGAGAATTTTTGCGCGGGGTGAGCTTCACACACTCCCTGAAGATTTCAGCAGGGCGGCGGTCATTCGCTCACGGCTTGAGGACTGTATCAATTCCGCGCTCAATGTCCTTACGGGCGACAACAGGCTGAAGGCGTTACGGCGGTCGCTGGGCGAGACTTCAATCACAATAGGCATAACGGGATTAACGTCAAGCGGAAAATCATCATTCCTTAACGCGCTTTTAGGGGAGCGTCTCATTCCCGAACAGACTCGCGCAACAACTAACATCCCAATAATATGCAGGGAAGGCGAATCACGGTCAGCAAAAATACACTATCAGGACGGACGCACGGACACTATCAGCGGGGAAAATCTCACAGCCTCATTCATGAAGGGCATTGCGTCAGAGAGCCATAATCCCGGAAACAGGTCTGGCATTTCACGTGTAGAAATCTCTATGCCCGGCGCAATTATCCCGGAAGGTATATGCTTTGTCGACACTCCCGGATTTGACGCTCTTGCAGGGTCAGGAGGGGCGGCACTCCGTAACATTCTGCCCGAACTCGACATGATGATTTACGTTACACCCGTAAGAGCGCGGCTTAAAGGGGCGGACTATGACTACCTGAGAGTCATTACGGCCATGAATGACAGACTCGTGTTCGTGCTGTCGCAGATTGACTTAGAGAGAGACGACACGGAAGCAGGGCAGGTAATACACTCGGCGCATGACAAGATACTTTCTGACATAAGCGCGATACGTCAGGACATGCAGAAATTCAGCGGCAAAGATTACGATGTCATACCAGTGTCAGCAAAAAACGCCCTCGAAAATTTCTACAGCAAAAACTCTCAGGCTTGGCGCGACTCTAACATCATGGACGCTGTAGACTATTTCGCGGATTTAGGGAATGACTCATACATTCGGGCATTGCTTCTCAGGGCAGAGCGTTCGCTGAAGATTGCTGACGGTGCAATAACGCGCAGGGAGGTCAGCGGGTCTTCACGGTGGCGGCTTCTTGATGTGGCGGGGAAACTGCGCGGGCTTCTTGCTGACGGTCATAATGTCCCGGAAATTACAGCGGGGTATACATTTGCCGAAAGCGTCATCAGTCCCAAGAGTCAGAGCCGTAATATTCTGTCGTCCCTCATAGCGTCAATGCGTGAGAGAGAATTTTACTCCCGTTTCTTTTCGCTGAATGCTGTGGCCGGGAAACGCAAAATAATTCTCTTAGGCGCAGAACGTAAACAGAGCCTGAAACTTTTTGCCCGTCTCGCTCACAATCTCATGCTAGAGACACTTCCCGACGGCGGAATGACATCGGGCGAATGGCTGTATACCGGGCATACTCCGCCGTTTGAGTGCGTCAGGCTTTCCGGGAGCGGGGGCGCGTGTACCGCACTTATTGCGCCGTCTGACAGGGATATTCCGCAGGGGGTAGACTGGCATAAATTATTCCGGGAATTTGTGCCTGTGGTCAGCGTTGACTTGGCGCGGGTTGACTCTGGGCTGTCTGACCTCGTGAACTCGCCGTATATTACCGGGCTTGCGCTGTCGGAGTGGGTTATGGCTTTCGGAAACGCGGGAATGTTCGACACAAGGCAGATTGATTTAGTGTCGCAGGTGCCGGAAAGAGTCGCAGAATTTGTTGAGCTTAACGGGATTAAGAGTCCTGAGTGGTTCATTTACGAGAACTACAAAATTTTCTGAGAAAGTTATCGATGAGTCTGCGGGCTATGCTTGCCTCGTCAGGGATATTCATATTCATGATTTCTGACGGGGAATAAAATCCGGCCTTCAGTATCTCGTTTCCGTCCGGCAAAACTTCACCCGACTCATATTCCGCCGTGAATCCCAACATTAACGAGTTAGGGAACGGCCATGTCTGAGAGCCGTAATACTTTATGTTCCTCACAGAGATATTCACTTCCTCGCGGATTTCACGTGTTACGGCCTCTTCAAGCCTTTCTCCCGGCTCAACGAACCCCGCTATAATGCTGTAACGGTCATCAGGCCACGCAGCATTATGGGCAAGCAGCAATTTCCCGTCATTCTCCACAGCCGTAATCACCGCAGGCGATATTGGCGCGTAGTACACTGCCCCGCAGGACTCACATTCCCGGCCGTAATCGTCTGAATGAGGAAAGATTTTCCCCCCGCACTTTATGCAGTAATGCGCGGATCTGTTCCATGAAGCAAACTGTAATGCACCGGATGCCACCGTGAACGCTTTATCCCCGGCCATGTGCCACAATTCACGCAGAGTAACAAGCCTCATACCGTCAGCAAGATTCGCAGGCTCTTTCACGTCAAGCCACGCAGGAAGATTTTTCCACACTCCCGGCAGTTCTCGCGAGGACATTATCACATCAAGCCCGGAGATTTCACCGTCAGAAAAATCATAACACCCTTCACGGATTAATATCATGTTCCCGGAAAATATCATCATCATCAATCACTCCTCAGCTATAATATACAGCAAAAAATTCTAGGTGATTATATGCTCACTATCACTACAGAAGGAAAATCAGCCTCCGACGCTCTCACTATCGTAAAGAATGCTATCACTTCAGGCGACGGCGTGAAGGTTCTTGTTGACGGCCCCTCACAGGCTGAGACGCTGAGGAAATTTCTTGAGGCTCAGGGATATTCCGTAATGCTTGAAGATGATGACGGAACACTATACCTTACGGCCAGCAAAGAAGACTCACAGTCAGCAAAAACTCCCGCCGTTACTCCCGCAGTTACAGCAGAAAAGCCCGCAAAAGAGGAACACGCCGCTATAGGTGTAATAATCTCAGGCAGGAACAGGGACATTAATTCGGCGTTCATGAAAAAGTTTCTTCTGTCGCTCCTCAAAGCTGAGACAAAGCCCGACATTATCGCGCTCCTCGATGCCGCTGTGAAGATTGCCGCGTATAATTCTCCGCTGTGCGTAACTCTCAAGAAACTTGAGGCCGTGAACGTTCGTATTCTCATCTCGGAGCAGTGCGCCACAAGGCTGGGCGTTAATGAGGCGGCAGGGGCAGGGATTATTCTTGACATGGCGGAAATTCTTGACGAAATTTTTTCATGCAGTAAGATTGTCAGCATTTGATACACTGAAGGAGGAGTTATTTTTGTCGTACAAACTCGGAGAAGTCATAATCTCACGCGACACTATCGCAAAAAGAGTGAAAGCACTTGCTGACGAAATAGCGTCCCAAGCCGAAAGAGACAAGCCGCTTGTCATCGTAGGAATTTTGACGGGGGCGGCATTTTTCCTGACTGACCTTGTGAGGGAGCTGCCGGAGGATTTAGATGTGAGGGTTGATTTCATGTCCGTAGCGTCTTACGGGGACAGCACGAAATCAAGCGGGGTCGTTCGCATATTCCATGACCTAAAGACTAATATCGAGGGGAAAAATGTTATTGTCGTTGAGGATATTATTGACAGCGGGCTTACACTGTCGCACCTTCTCGGACTGTTGCAGGGGAGAAATCCGAACAGCCTGAAAGTCTGCGTCCTCCTCGACAAGAAAGAACGCAGGAAAACGGAAGTACATGTAGACTACTGCGGGTTCAGCATTCCCGACAAGTTTGTAGTAGGGTACGGGCTTGACTGTGCGGGAATGTGGCGGCACTTGAAGGACATCAAATATGTGATTGAGGAATAATCATTGCCCCTCTCCCTCCCCCATTGGCAGGGGGGACGAGGGACTCGCCGGGGACTCCTGCCTCCCCTGCGAAAGGGGAGGTGGCCGAAGGCCGGAGGGGTCGCAACCCTGCAAAAGGGGAGGTGCCTGAAAGGCGGAGGGGTCGCAACCCTGCAAAAGGGGAGGTGCCTGAAAGGCGGAGGGGTCGCATTTCACCTGATGATATAATCATTCGCAATTTTCGCAAATTAGGAGGTTATTATTTATGCCGGAAAACTCAACAAAGACACGTGAGACTTTCGCAAGCAGGCTCGGCTTCATATTCCTGTCAGCAGGGTGCGCCATCGGTCTCGGAAATGTGTGGCGTTTTCCCTTCATCACCGGCAAATACGGCGGAGCGGCTTTCGTCCTAATCTACATACTGTTCCTGCTGTTTCTTGCCATGCCCATTATGGTTATGGAGTTCGCAGTGGGACGTGCTTCAGGTCAGAGCATGTCGCGGTCATTTCTCGTTCTCAGGCCGGAGCATAAAATCTGGTCGCTCTGGGGCTACATCGGCTGGGCGGGGAATTACGTCCTCATGATGTTCTACACCGTCGTAAACGGTTGGATGATTGCCTACACATATTACTCTTTCTCCGGGAAACTTGACGGCCTTAACCCGGAGGCTGTCGGCTCGTTCTTCGGCGGAATGCTCGCTAATCCCTATGAGCTTACTTTCTGGATGGCTGTCGTGATAATTTTCGGTGCGCTGGTATGCTGGGCAGGACTTCAGAGCGGCGTTGAGACTATCACAAAAACTATGATGTGCGGGCTGTTACTGCTCATGATTGCGCTTGCTGTAAGGTCTGTAACTCTTGACGGAGCCGGGAAAGGTATTGAGTTCTACCTCAAGCCCGATTTCAGCAAGATAATTACGGACGAGGCCGGGAATTTCTCACTGTCTCACCTTTTCAGGACACTTTACGACGCATTAGGGCAGGCATTCTTCACGTTAAGCATCGGCATTGGGTCAATGGCTATTTTCGGGAGCTACATTAAGCGCGACAGGTCATTACTCGGCGAGAGCGTTATTATCACGGCTCTTGATACTTTTGTTGCACTCGTGGCCGGATTGATTATCTTCCCGGCGTGCTTTGCTTACGGCATTAATCCGGGAGCAGGGCCGGGACTGATATTCGTTACACTCCCGAACATGTTTAATCAAATGCCGGAGGGGCGCATATGGGGCGCATTGTTCTTCCTCTTCATGAGCTTTGCGGCTCTGTCTACCGTTGTGGCGGTCTTTGAGAATATTGTCGCCTGCTACATGGACAGGTTCAACATGTCAAGACACAGTGCCGTTGCCGTAATGACCGTAACAATAATCCTGCTCTCTATACCGTGCGCGTTAGGCTTTAATGTGTGGGCGGACTTTCAGCCATTGGGAGCAGGAACGGGCGTTCTTGATCTTGAGGATTTCATTGTCAGCAACAACCTTCTCCCGATTGGCGCACTGGTCTACCTGATGTTCTGCGTTACGCGCTACGGCTGGGGATGGGACAAATTCATAGCAGAGGCCGACACAGGAAAAGGCTTGAAGTTCCCGCAGGCTTTGAGGGGATATTTCACCTATGTAGTGCCGCTGATTATCCTGCTGATATTGGGAATGGGATACTATCAGACATTCGCAAAATAGCGGGTATGCTATAATTTAACGCAATTCAAAGAGGGAGGAAATATTACGATGACAAAATACGTCTGCACGGTATGCGGCTATGTCTATGACCCCGCAACAGGAGACCCCGACAACGGAGTAGCCGCAGGAACAAAATGGGAGGATGTCCCGGAAGACTGGGTATGCCCCCTTTGCGGAGTGGGAAAGGAATTATTCGAGGCTCAGTAGGCCACGAACGCACAAAGATACATAATACCCCCGGTTTAACCTCACCGCCGGGGGTTTTTGCTTGTCTCGTGTAATATAATGTGCAGTATCCTAAACGTTTTCACACGGAAAAGGGAGGCGCATTTTTATGGGTATGCTTT is a window encoding:
- a CDS encoding dynamin family protein, with amino-acid sequence MRLDSSTCPKTLDQWYELCHPEDHIKLAKFEATIYSNEPEVTITRKLYCGDGQYRNFRLYATIQRGKFGKPVKLTGSETTALSAWLSSANEGDTIECPGHDGRARILEAVRLQGIMTLRDTGLIHDMEQENLRLRREIQRRIFARGELHTLPEDFSRAAVIRSRLEDCINSALNVLTGDNRLKALRRSLGETSITIGITGLTSSGKSSFLNALLGERLIPEQTRATTNIPIICREGESRSAKIHYQDGRTDTISGENLTASFMKGIASESHNPGNRSGISRVEISMPGAIIPEGICFVDTPGFDALAGSGGAALRNILPELDMMIYVTPVRARLKGADYDYLRVITAMNDRLVFVLSQIDLERDDTEAGQVIHSAHDKILSDISAIRQDMQKFSGKDYDVIPVSAKNALENFYSKNSQAWRDSNIMDAVDYFADLGNDSYIRALLLRAERSLKIADGAITRREVSGSSRWRLLDVAGKLRGLLADGHNVPEITAGYTFAESVISPKSQSRNILSSLIASMREREFYSRFFSLNAVAGKRKIILLGAERKQSLKLFARLAHNLMLETLPDGGMTSGEWLYTGHTPPFECVRLSGSGGACTALIAPSDRDIPQGVDWHKLFREFVPVVSVDLARVDSGLSDLVNSPYITGLALSEWVMAFGNAGMFDTRQIDLVSQVPERVAEFVELNGIKSPEWFIYENYKIF
- the nudC gene encoding NAD(+) diphosphatase, giving the protein MMMIFSGNMILIREGCYDFSDGEISGLDVIMSSRELPGVWKNLPAWLDVKEPANLADGMRLVTLRELWHMAGDKAFTVASGALQFASWNRSAHYCIKCGGKIFPHSDDYGRECESCGAVYYAPISPAVITAVENDGKLLLAHNAAWPDDRYSIIAGFVEPGERLEEAVTREIREEVNISVRNIKYYGSQTWPFPNSLMLGFTAEYESGEVLPDGNEILKAGFYSPSEIMNMNIPDEASIARRLIDNFLRKFCSSRK
- the hpt gene encoding hypoxanthine phosphoribosyltransferase — its product is MSYKLGEVIISRDTIAKRVKALADEIASQAERDKPLVIVGILTGAAFFLTDLVRELPEDLDVRVDFMSVASYGDSTKSSGVVRIFHDLKTNIEGKNVIVVEDIIDSGLTLSHLLGLLQGRNPNSLKVCVLLDKKERRKTEVHVDYCGFSIPDKFVVGYGLDCAGMWRHLKDIKYVIEE
- a CDS encoding sodium-dependent transporter — encoded protein: MPENSTKTRETFASRLGFIFLSAGCAIGLGNVWRFPFITGKYGGAAFVLIYILFLLFLAMPIMVMEFAVGRASGQSMSRSFLVLRPEHKIWSLWGYIGWAGNYVLMMFYTVVNGWMIAYTYYSFSGKLDGLNPEAVGSFFGGMLANPYELTFWMAVVIIFGALVCWAGLQSGVETITKTMMCGLLLLMIALAVRSVTLDGAGKGIEFYLKPDFSKIITDEAGNFSLSHLFRTLYDALGQAFFTLSIGIGSMAIFGSYIKRDRSLLGESVIITALDTFVALVAGLIIFPACFAYGINPGAGPGLIFVTLPNMFNQMPEGRIWGALFFLFMSFAALSTVVAVFENIVACYMDRFNMSRHSAVAVMTVTIILLSIPCALGFNVWADFQPLGAGTGVLDLEDFIVSNNLLPIGALVYLMFCVTRYGWGWDKFIAEADTGKGLKFPQALRGYFTYVVPLIILLILGMGYYQTFAK
- a CDS encoding rubredoxin, with translation MTKYVCTVCGYVYDPATGDPDNGVAAGTKWEDVPEDWVCPLCGVGKELFEAQ